In the genome of Amia ocellicauda isolate fAmiCal2 chromosome 3, fAmiCal2.hap1, whole genome shotgun sequence, one region contains:
- the LOC136747148 gene encoding olfactory receptor 52K2-like, which yields MALSDGLREDAIKLFEEYVQLGKIKFTRALTPPCFTDEPWAITFSDGSKHAYGAVMYTLPLVEMQNTSLKQPIIFTLEGFLLPKAAEYPLFSVSLLVYIMIVAGNSVVFAVISIDKKLHQPMYIMVCNLCVCDFLGGTAVMSRLMHDFLSEDRSIPYVAAIVQAFGVHMYGAAAQTILSIMAYDRYVAICEPLRYHTIMTAGKLILLCFIAWWIAFTLILILFIMNVRVPLCGTLIMHVYCSNASILRLACVDTTVSNIYGLCITWFLSIGSLLVVAFSYIKILIACLVERNGNSKNKAIQTCASHLTIYIIFLISSLVIIISQRFEQVSPNVKKFCSLLCVVLPPAINPIIYGINTKQIRTNIIKQFKKQVLPKE from the exons ATGGCACTCTCAGATGGCCTCAGGGAGGATGCCATTAAGCTTTTCGAAGAGTACGTTCAGCTTGGCAAAATCAAGTTTACCAGGGCACTAACTCCCCCGTGCTTCACTGATGAACCCTGGGCAATCACATTCTCTGATGGAAGCAAGCATGCCTATGGAGCAGTGATGTATACACTG CCTCTGGTTGAGATGCAGAACACCTCTTTAAAACAGCCCATCATTTTTACTTTGGAAGGCTTCCTCTTGCCTAAAGCAGCTGAATACCCtctgttttcagtttctttgcTGGTTTACATCATGATAGTGGCTGGGAATAGTGTTGTGTTTGCTGTGATTTCCATTGATAAGAAATTGCATCAACCCATGTATATAATGGTCTgcaacctgtgtgtgtgtgatttcctGGGAGGCACGGCAGTAATGTCAAGGCTAATGCACGACTTCCTTTCAGAGGACAGGAGTATCCCTTATGTGGCAGCCATAGTCCAAGCCTTCGGTGTGCATATGTATGGTGCAGCTGCACAGACCATACTGTCCATCATGGCCTATGACAGATATGTTGCAATTTGTGAACCGTTGAGGTATCACACCATTATGACAGCAGGTAAACTCATTTTGCTCTGTTTTATTGCCTGGTGGATTGCATTCACTCTCATTCTTATTCTGTTTATAATGAATGTGAGAGTCCCACTATGTGGCACCTTAATAATGCATGTATACTGTAGCAATGCATCGATATTACGATTAGCATGTGTGGATACAACCGTCAGTAATATCTACGGGCTTTGCATTACATGGTTTCTCAGTATTGGGTCACTTTTAGTGGTTGCTTTCTCTTACATTAAAATACTCATTGCATGTTTAGTAGAAAGAAATGGCAACAGCAAGAACAAAGCCATCCAAACATGTGCCAGTCACCTCACAATTTATATCATCTTTTTAATCTCCTCCTTAGTTATAATCATATCTCAGAGGTTTGAGCAGGTTAGCCCAAATGTGAAAAAATTTTGCTCACTCTTGTGTGTTGTACTTCCACCTGCTATCAATCCAATCATTTATGGCATCAACACGAAACAAATTCGCACTAACATCATcaaacagtttaaaaaacagGTTCTACCAAAGGAGTGA
- the LOC136747151 gene encoding olfactory receptor 2B6-like, with translation MQNTSLNSWNIEMKGVPIKHEAKYALFVLVLTIYLVILLANLIVLLVIAQEKSLHNPMYLLFCNLPVNDLLGNTALLPSVMEHILSYGIKRYLTLPVCFVQAFSLHVYGGASHTIIIITAVERYIAICNPLRYNSIMTLRKVAILSAFAWGLTLCFIAVLLPLTLRLSRCRAVIHNIVCDSSSLVLLSCDDIRMNNAYDLFITLILNGSSLAVVLFTYLQISLTCLKKKEKEVNGKALQTCSTHLVLYLIFLISSFSIIIMNQFHPSAEVQQTILIFFNAFAGIVNPIIYGLKAKELRNKILQMLNRKISGVHS, from the coding sequence ATGCAGAACACTTCACTGAACTCTTGGAACATAGAGATGAAAGGAGTGCCTATTAAACATGAAGCTAAATATGCCTTGTTTGTCCTTGTGCTGACTATTTACCTGGTGATTCTCCTAGCAAATCTGATAGTACTCTTGGTCATAGCCCAGGAAAAGAGTTTACATAATCCAATGTACCTGTTATTCTGCAATTTACCTGTGAACGATTTACTGGGAAACACAGCTCTGTTACCAAGTGTGATGGAACACATACTGTCTTATGGCATAAAGAGGTATCTCACACTCCCTGTGTGTTTTGTCCAAGCCTTTTCTCTTCATGTGTATGGAGGTGCATctcatacaataataataattacagctGTTGAAAGATATATAGCGATATGCAACCCTCTGAGGTATAATTCTATAATGACGCTAAGAAAGGTGGCCATACTATCTGCATTTGCATGGGGACTCACTCTGTGTTTCATTGCAGTGCTATTACCTCTCACACTGAGACTTTCGAGATGTCGGGCAGTTATTCATAATATTGTCTGTGACAGCAGCTCTCTTGTCTTATTATCTTGTGATGATATAAGGATGAACAATGCCTATGACctttttattacattaattcTAAATGGATCCTCGCTGGCAGTGGTTCTATTCACCTATTTGCAGATCAGTTTGACATGCTTaaagaaaaaggagaaagagGTCAATGGCAAAGCCCTGCAAACCTGCAGCACTCATTTAGTCTTGTATCTCATCTTTCTAATAAGTTCCTTCTCTATAATAATCATGAACCAATTTCACCCATCTGCAGAAGTACAGCAAACaatattaattttctttaatGCATTTGCAGGTATTGTGAACCCAATTATATATGGATTGAAAGCAAAGGAGCTGCGAAATaagattttgcaaatgttaAATAGAAAAATCTCAGGTGTTCATAGTTAA
- the LOC136747149 gene encoding olfactory receptor 5J3-like — protein sequence MNSSFLPVTEFVLVGLKSLQEKQIILFVIFLFAYITILTGNSMIIFLVRRDPKLNSPMYFFLHNLSFVDIVYTSITIPNMLSGFLVTSKTISVTGCYLQMYCFLSMASTGRGLLTVMAYDRYIAICNPLRYTAIMTKSVQVLLVIAAWCFGYIMISPAVILAARLPFCGPNKVEHCFCDLSSVIKLACADIKLTSTVSLTNALIILISTLFLIALSYILIGICIFKTTSSQGRWKAFSTCAAHLTVVLISYTSAAFVYISYRVGNISPEVRIMMAVLYSVLTPLLNPMIYSLRNKDLRDAAKRAFRKRWIIPAEKSIIPTIT from the coding sequence ATGAATTCCTCCTTTCTGCCCGTGACTGAATTTGTACTAGTTGGGCTGAAGAGTCTGCAAGAAAAACAGATCATACTCTTTGTCATCTTCCTTTTTGCTTACATAACAATTTTAACCGGGAACTCAATGATAATATTCCTGGTGAGAAGGGACCCCAAACTAAACTCCCCCATGTATTTTTTCCTCCACAACCTGTCATTTGTTGATATAGTGTACACAAGTATCACAATTCCCAACATGCTGTCAGGGTTTCTGGTGACCTCCAAGACCATCTCTGTGACAGGTTGTTACCTACAAATGTACTGTTTCCTTTCCATGGCATCAACCGGGCGAGGCTTGCTAACTGTAATGGCGTATGACCGATACATTGCCATTTGTAACCCCCTGAGGTACACAGCTATCATGACCAAAAGTGTTCAAGTCCTTCTGGTCATCGCTGCCTGGTGTTTTGGGTATATAATGATATCACCGGCAGTGATACTGGCTGCTAGGTTACCTTTCTGTGGACCCAATAAGGTAGAGCACTGTTTTTGTGACCTTTCCTCTGTAATAAAACTAGCCTGTGCAGATATAAAACTGACCAGTACAGTGAGTTTAACAAATGCACTGATTATACTGATTTCCACTCTTTTTCTCATCGCTCTGTCGTACATCCTGATTGGAAtctgcattttcaaaaccacctcATCTCAAGGCCGATGGAAGGCGTTCTCCACATGTGCAGCTCACCTCACGGTCGTTTTGATCTCATACACTTCGGCCGCATTCGTGTACATTTCGTACCGAGTGGGAAACATCTCCCCTGAAGTGCGAATCATGATGGCTGTGCTTTACTCTGTTCTGACTCCTCTACTAAATCCCATGATTTACAGTTTAAGAAATAAGGACCTAAGAGATGCAGCAAAAAGAGCTTTTAGAAAAAGATGGATCATACCTGCAGAGAAAAGCATTATACCAACAATAACATGA